Proteins co-encoded in one Waddlia chondrophila WSU 86-1044 genomic window:
- a CDS encoding DUF1622 domain-containing protein, which translates to MEIIVKEAAHFVALIAEFVAILVILLGVIKTTIFYFKSPLPWRFVPEAFLKMRVQLGGALSLSLEFLIGADILKTAISPTWSEIGILGSVVVIRTVLNYFLTQELSEGIGKVK; encoded by the coding sequence ATGGAAATCATAGTCAAAGAAGCGGCTCATTTTGTGGCTTTAATAGCAGAATTTGTGGCTATTCTGGTAATCCTTTTGGGGGTGATCAAAACAACCATCTTTTATTTCAAAAGTCCTCTTCCTTGGCGGTTTGTTCCCGAAGCATTTTTGAAAATGAGGGTGCAGCTTGGAGGTGCTCTCAGTCTTAGTTTAGAATTCCTGATTGGAGCAGACATCTTGAAAACAGCCATATCGCCGACTTGGAGTGAGATTGGAATTTTGGGATCCGTCGTTGTGATCCGAACTGTGTTGAATTACTTTCTGACTCAGGAGCTAAGCGAAGGAATCGGAAAAGTTAAGTGA
- a CDS encoding NUDIX hydrolase, whose translation MTFVTKKLQDCKNQLEIFNHPPTDFAPQIEVAACYLLYSNEMLLLKRSYGKPEEGLWGVPAGKIDPGETPLEGALRELKEETGIGLPPEKFIEKGKRYIRKPAIDYVYHMFLILLDAKPEVNINSEHLEYQWIPPSQADILPLMAGAKAVLKAAGVIDEL comes from the coding sequence ATGACGTTTGTAACAAAAAAACTTCAAGACTGTAAAAACCAATTGGAAATTTTTAATCACCCGCCAACCGATTTTGCTCCACAAATCGAAGTTGCCGCCTGCTATCTTCTCTATAGTAATGAAATGCTTCTTTTGAAACGGAGCTATGGGAAGCCCGAAGAGGGATTATGGGGTGTGCCTGCCGGTAAAATCGACCCGGGAGAAACTCCTTTGGAGGGGGCTCTCCGTGAATTGAAGGAAGAAACCGGAATTGGGCTGCCTCCTGAGAAATTCATTGAAAAAGGAAAGCGGTATATCCGAAAGCCTGCAATCGACTATGTTTATCATATGTTCTTAATCCTTCTCGATGCAAAGCCGGAGGTCAACATCAATTCCGAACATCTTGAATATCAATGGATTCCACCATCTCAAGCAGATATTCTTCCTCTTATGGCTGGAGCCAAGGCGGTTCTTAAAGCTGCAGGAGTTATCGATGAACTTTAG
- a CDS encoding MYG1 family protein, with protein sequence MSQEKNPKSFGTHDGSFHADEVTACALLLLFELIEEEKIHRTRERSVLEKCEYVCDVGGIYDPSKKLFDHHQVDYQGPLSSAGMTLLYLKDSGVISEKMYHFYNETLIIGVDDHDNGKDMQPRGHSSYSYVVSNFAPIPYNPTEEEQNAAFREALHFAVGHLGRLRKRYEYVQSCRQVVEETMKSSDEVLIFDEGIPWLQLFFDLGGKNHPAKFVIMPSGPHWNLRGIPPSYEERMDVRIPLPKEWAGLLEGELKKVCPIPGGVFCHKGRFISVWETKESALQALNYVLSQVKEKR encoded by the coding sequence ATGAGTCAAGAAAAAAATCCTAAAAGTTTCGGCACCCATGATGGTTCCTTTCACGCAGATGAGGTGACCGCTTGCGCCTTGTTGCTTTTATTCGAATTGATTGAAGAAGAGAAAATTCATCGGACCCGAGAGAGGTCAGTCCTGGAAAAATGCGAGTATGTGTGCGACGTAGGCGGAATCTACGATCCATCGAAGAAGCTGTTTGATCATCATCAAGTAGATTATCAAGGGCCTCTTAGCAGCGCTGGAATGACTTTGTTGTATTTGAAAGATTCCGGGGTGATTTCCGAAAAAATGTATCATTTCTACAATGAAACCCTTATCATCGGAGTGGATGACCATGACAACGGCAAAGATATGCAACCGAGAGGGCACAGCTCTTATTCCTATGTGGTATCGAACTTTGCGCCAATTCCCTACAACCCTACTGAAGAGGAGCAAAACGCGGCGTTTAGAGAGGCTTTGCATTTTGCTGTAGGCCATTTAGGCCGTCTTAGGAAAAGGTATGAGTACGTGCAGTCCTGCCGGCAAGTGGTGGAAGAGACAATGAAATCTAGCGATGAGGTGTTAATTTTCGACGAGGGCATCCCCTGGTTGCAGCTGTTTTTTGATCTGGGCGGCAAGAATCATCCGGCGAAATTTGTGATCATGCCTTCTGGGCCTCATTGGAATTTGCGGGGAATTCCTCCCAGTTATGAGGAAAGGATGGATGTACGGATTCCTCTTCCAAAAGAGTGGGCAGGCCTTCTTGAAGGCGAACTGAAGAAAGTTTGTCCAATCCCTGGCGGCGTCTTTTGTCATAAAGGTCGCTTTATCTCTGTATGGGAAACGAAAGAATCTGCGCTGCAGGCGTTGAATTATGTCTTAAGCCAAGTAAAGGAGAAGCGATGA
- a CDS encoding zinc-binding dehydrogenase produces the protein MKVIQIRELKRTVEEAIHSLEVVEKPIPDPKPGQVLVKMAAAPCNPSDLLFLSGKYGVKKSYPAVPGWEGAGIVVKSGGGALGWWLKGKRVACGGQSKLDGTWAEYYIADAKACVPLRDEVSFEQGATLLINPLTAVGMMEEVLKGKHKAVVQNASLSQVGRLLRKLAEIEGIPLIDIVRRSEHERQLRQEGARHVVNSSEENFRDQLKKLCDELSATIAFDAVAGEMTGDLANAMPEKSFVFVYGALSGKPSAGVTPYSLIFQSKCVRGFWLSKWIKEKGVLRTLLAIRKVQQLMGSGGFHTTIREVVGPEKWSKALLEYSRSMSGGKILLSFQNV, from the coding sequence ATGAAAGTTATTCAGATTCGGGAGCTTAAAAGAACGGTTGAGGAGGCGATTCACTCACTGGAGGTGGTGGAAAAGCCGATTCCTGATCCAAAACCCGGCCAGGTTCTTGTCAAAATGGCAGCCGCTCCTTGCAACCCTTCCGATCTGTTATTTTTGAGCGGCAAATACGGCGTGAAAAAGTCTTACCCAGCTGTCCCTGGGTGGGAAGGGGCGGGGATAGTTGTCAAAAGCGGCGGCGGAGCTTTAGGCTGGTGGCTGAAAGGAAAAAGGGTTGCTTGTGGAGGGCAGTCGAAATTGGATGGAACATGGGCAGAATACTACATCGCTGATGCTAAGGCTTGCGTCCCTTTGCGTGACGAAGTCAGCTTCGAGCAAGGAGCGACACTGTTGATCAATCCTTTGACTGCTGTTGGAATGATGGAGGAGGTTTTGAAAGGGAAGCACAAAGCAGTGGTGCAAAACGCATCTCTTAGCCAAGTTGGCAGGCTTCTTCGGAAATTAGCAGAAATAGAGGGAATTCCTCTTATCGATATCGTTAGGAGGAGTGAGCATGAACGGCAGCTTAGACAAGAGGGAGCAAGGCATGTGGTGAATTCATCAGAGGAAAACTTTAGGGATCAATTGAAAAAGCTTTGCGATGAACTTAGTGCGACAATTGCTTTTGATGCAGTTGCTGGAGAAATGACTGGGGATTTGGCAAATGCGATGCCGGAGAAATCTTTTGTCTTTGTTTACGGAGCTTTATCTGGAAAACCTAGTGCAGGCGTCACCCCTTACAGTCTGATCTTCCAAAGTAAGTGTGTCCGCGGTTTTTGGTTGTCGAAATGGATCAAAGAAAAAGGAGTGCTGCGGACGCTCCTTGCGATCCGCAAAGTGCAGCAATTAATGGGAAGCGGGGGCTTTCATACAACGATCAGGGAAGTGGTAGGTCCGGAGAAGTGGTCGAAAGCTTTATTGGAATATAGCCGAAGCATGAGCGGCGGCAAGATTCTTCTCTCTTTTCAGAACGTTTAG
- a CDS encoding LOG family protein: MESYLGAGHYDLVTPDGTITNLTSIDDSVAEAVVFIEEISPAFVGFEIEPERVFFNIKSTLAQVGINGIGLEYHLDPIRRCAQIKIKLHAIGRLGRTMLPFIKTGAKIGKLFAADERRRVRDPHYLTRMFGRSDRWGRPLLSLGGMQGSRDLILDKVEGRAVAYLSLRSGKVEYDSSIYGFLPTLGQGLIADTSFREILKLHQEWQAMVPHNIEEDELLLVKTLPLHIRTVFAHVVPELLSKGYYHTTASILQPDTEASGDIYELYGNSKRELTDIPLEFYTLEPHREYIFFEDRDQLQICLDNEESLLDAFDSAPKPIEKRTAVFIVKGEQLLNLKESDWIVREPRFHDFPGLTHSERQALMVDRYIEQQPSTPFLKAIIEERITSQGILLARYFPSPMMKRMLLSDQMQTCLKGLYFQYPSRSFDSYFSAEDRALLADLYKFAIPVFWVDKDSRKILQYIQKPDSDNGLFVPLDKREAFLQSTVFGIYGSNLMEGDFEKELRELMAGIKKMQCKTTHPKLNEHTPLALVTGGGPGAMEVGNRIAKELEILSCANIVDFRPADDEAVLNEQKQNPYIEAKMTYRLDKLVERQAEFNLDFPIFLKGGIGTDFEYCLEEVRRKVGAIKPTPILLFGEKEYWHAKITSRFQMNLKSGTNKGSEWLSNCFFCVQNAKQGLKVYEDYFTGNLVIGKNGPIYPDGFVSA; the protein is encoded by the coding sequence ATGGAATCTTATTTAGGCGCAGGACACTATGACTTAGTCACTCCTGACGGAACGATCACTAATTTGACCTCAATAGATGACTCAGTAGCAGAAGCTGTTGTGTTTATCGAGGAGATCTCTCCTGCTTTCGTAGGTTTTGAAATCGAACCGGAGCGGGTATTTTTCAATATTAAAAGCACTTTGGCTCAAGTCGGCATCAACGGCATAGGACTAGAGTATCATTTGGATCCAATCAGAAGATGTGCTCAAATAAAAATCAAGTTACACGCCATCGGCCGCCTGGGAAGAACAATGCTTCCGTTCATTAAAACGGGAGCTAAGATTGGAAAACTGTTCGCTGCTGACGAAAGAAGACGAGTCAGGGACCCGCACTATCTGACACGGATGTTTGGCCGCTCTGACCGTTGGGGCAGGCCCCTTCTTTCTTTAGGAGGGATGCAAGGCAGCCGCGATCTTATTTTGGACAAAGTGGAAGGGCGGGCAGTTGCCTACCTCTCTTTACGCAGTGGAAAAGTGGAATATGACTCCTCAATCTATGGGTTTCTACCGACTTTAGGACAAGGGTTGATCGCCGATACTTCCTTCAGAGAAATATTGAAGCTGCATCAAGAGTGGCAAGCGATGGTTCCCCACAACATTGAAGAGGACGAGCTTCTGCTTGTGAAAACTCTCCCCTTGCATATTCGAACCGTCTTTGCTCATGTTGTGCCCGAGCTTCTTTCTAAGGGCTACTATCACACCACCGCATCCATCTTACAGCCTGATACAGAAGCGTCAGGTGATATTTACGAGCTCTATGGAAATAGCAAAAGGGAGCTGACCGATATCCCCTTAGAGTTTTATACTCTTGAACCTCATCGCGAGTATATTTTTTTCGAGGACCGCGATCAGCTTCAGATCTGTTTGGACAATGAAGAAAGCCTGCTTGATGCCTTTGACAGCGCTCCAAAGCCAATTGAAAAACGGACAGCAGTCTTCATCGTCAAAGGAGAACAGCTGCTCAATCTCAAAGAGAGCGACTGGATCGTCAGAGAACCTCGCTTTCACGATTTCCCTGGACTTACCCACAGTGAAAGGCAGGCGTTGATGGTCGATCGCTACATTGAGCAACAGCCTTCTACCCCTTTCTTGAAAGCGATTATTGAAGAAAGAATTACAAGTCAGGGAATTTTACTTGCCCGGTATTTTCCCAGCCCAATGATGAAACGGATGCTATTAAGCGATCAGATGCAGACATGTCTCAAAGGGCTATACTTTCAATATCCCTCACGCTCTTTTGATTCCTATTTCTCCGCTGAAGACAGAGCTCTTCTAGCGGATTTATACAAATTTGCCATTCCAGTATTCTGGGTAGACAAAGACTCTCGCAAAATTCTTCAGTATATTCAAAAACCGGATAGCGACAACGGCCTCTTTGTCCCATTAGACAAAAGAGAAGCGTTTTTACAATCGACGGTATTCGGCATCTACGGCTCCAATCTTATGGAAGGAGATTTTGAAAAAGAGCTCAGAGAGCTGATGGCAGGAATCAAAAAAATGCAATGCAAAACGACCCACCCCAAACTCAATGAACACACACCGCTTGCACTAGTTACCGGAGGGGGCCCCGGAGCGATGGAGGTTGGGAACCGCATCGCCAAAGAGCTGGAAATCCTATCCTGCGCAAACATTGTCGATTTTAGGCCGGCAGACGACGAAGCAGTTCTCAACGAGCAAAAGCAAAATCCTTACATCGAAGCAAAGATGACTTACCGCCTGGATAAATTAGTGGAGCGGCAGGCGGAATTCAATCTGGACTTCCCCATCTTCCTCAAAGGAGGCATCGGCACTGATTTTGAATATTGCCTTGAAGAGGTAAGAAGAAAAGTGGGAGCCATCAAGCCAACTCCAATTCTTCTTTTCGGAGAAAAAGAGTATTGGCATGCAAAAATCACCTCACGCTTTCAAATGAATCTTAAAAGTGGAACAAATAAAGGCTCAGAGTGGCTGAGCAACTGCTTTTTTTGTGTGCAAAATGCCAAACAAGGGCTTAAAGTCTACGAAGATTATTTTACCGGGAATCTTGTCATCGGTAAAAATGGCCCGATTTATCCAGACGGTTTCGTTTCCGCATAA
- a CDS encoding isochorismatase family protein codes for MTRFAIDRNKSGLIVVDVQEKLYPKIDRYEELFQSLYKVICGCRVLGLPIVVSEQYPKGLGETLSQLIQLVGEEAIKLTKTTFSALGDEECRQQLLSLPVEQWVVVGIEAHVCVLQTARDLIQEGKEVVVINDAVGSRSIYDFSSAIAECRDMGARVSSTETLLFELLRDSKAPEFKEISKLVQCAQCSC; via the coding sequence ATGACGAGATTTGCTATTGATAGAAACAAATCCGGATTGATCGTCGTCGATGTGCAGGAAAAGCTTTATCCTAAAATCGATCGCTATGAAGAGCTGTTTCAGTCTCTTTACAAAGTGATCTGCGGATGCCGTGTTCTCGGTTTGCCGATTGTCGTCTCCGAACAGTATCCAAAAGGATTGGGGGAAACCCTTTCTCAATTGATTCAACTTGTTGGAGAGGAAGCAATTAAGTTGACTAAGACAACCTTTTCCGCCCTTGGTGATGAGGAGTGCAGGCAACAGCTGCTCAGCCTGCCTGTCGAGCAATGGGTGGTGGTCGGTATAGAGGCGCATGTCTGTGTGCTCCAAACTGCCCGAGACTTAATCCAGGAAGGGAAAGAGGTTGTCGTGATCAATGATGCTGTAGGATCGCGCTCCATTTACGACTTTTCTTCGGCTATTGCTGAATGTCGGGACATGGGAGCACGGGTTAGCAGTACGGAAACATTGCTGTTTGAATTGCTTCGCGACTCAAAGGCGCCAGAATTTAAGGAGATCAGCAAGCTCGTCCAATGCGCTCAATGTTCTTGCTAG
- a CDS encoding NUDIX hydrolase, which translates to MNFSQTAFMIQPTHTVCYVVRMVNGQSEYLLMQRCSEYLNGNWQMVTGSIQTGETAWQAALRELYEETSLKPKIFYKVDQVESFYELELDKILFGPIFLAIVNPEQAVRLSPTEHRCFIWKPLEEALKYLQFSNQRRIISFIEERYILQEPDPFFEIPYHENIHTLS; encoded by the coding sequence ATGAACTTTAGTCAAACCGCCTTCATGATTCAGCCAACACACACGGTCTGCTATGTCGTTCGCATGGTTAACGGCCAGAGCGAATATTTATTGATGCAACGCTGCAGCGAATACCTCAACGGCAACTGGCAAATGGTGACCGGTTCAATTCAAACAGGAGAAACTGCATGGCAAGCAGCTCTTAGAGAACTATACGAAGAAACCAGCCTGAAGCCGAAAATTTTCTACAAAGTCGATCAAGTCGAAAGCTTTTACGAACTTGAGCTTGATAAAATTTTGTTCGGCCCAATTTTCTTAGCAATCGTCAATCCCGAACAGGCTGTGCGCCTCTCCCCTACCGAGCATCGTTGCTTTATCTGGAAGCCTCTAGAGGAGGCGCTCAAGTATCTGCAATTTTCCAATCAAAGGCGGATCATCAGTTTTATCGAAGAACGCTATATCCTTCAAGAACCCGACCCATTCTTTGAGATCCCTTATCATGAAAACATACACACTCTCTCTTGA
- a CDS encoding histidine triad nucleotide-binding protein produces MTTIFGKIIAGEMPAQKVFENERILAIKDLFPKAPVHLLIMPKKEIPNLQSVSKEDLPLISEIVEIAQNLADTFNVAEGYRLIVNNGAEAGQSVSHLHFHLIGGKTLGGMA; encoded by the coding sequence ATGACAACCATATTCGGAAAAATTATCGCAGGCGAGATGCCCGCGCAAAAAGTGTTCGAAAATGAGCGTATCCTTGCGATCAAAGATCTTTTTCCCAAGGCGCCTGTCCACCTATTGATCATGCCAAAAAAAGAGATTCCGAATCTACAGTCCGTTTCAAAAGAAGACCTTCCGTTGATTTCTGAAATTGTAGAGATTGCTCAGAATCTGGCGGATACGTTTAATGTTGCCGAAGGTTATCGACTGATTGTCAATAATGGTGCTGAAGCAGGCCAATCAGTTTCTCATCTCCACTTTCATCTGATTGGCGGAAAGACTTTAGGGGGGATGGCATAA
- a CDS encoding hemolysin family protein produces the protein MFELLMIVACIGMNAFLAAYETAFIASSKPLVRRIAADKTKTDYLKLLFLKDNPERTLSVIQVGITFVGMFAAAVGGVGVEKGLSPYFRETLGLRSELAELLSLLAAAVPLTYFTVVFGELIPKTFALRNPLRTASRFSHAISKMSKVFWPVVLLLEKSTKALLKWIPRLHESEQKDLDDVSEEFETMSAQSKEYVLNLFKIEKTKVASVFIPWNEVDILEKDQPIQEVEEKIIRFGHTRLPVFESGRCVGVLNAKEFLALLKAGKSDWSSIIHPSVILYEQAPLLSAFRIMQKRKAHMGIVKDLHGVHLGIVTMEDIFEEIVGDIYDEDDDGSILKILMGRGLPF, from the coding sequence ATGTTTGAGTTATTGATGATTGTTGCCTGCATTGGCATGAACGCTTTTCTTGCGGCATATGAGACCGCTTTTATTGCTTCCAGCAAACCTCTTGTGCGCAGGATTGCAGCAGATAAAACAAAAACCGACTACTTGAAGCTGTTGTTTCTTAAAGACAATCCTGAACGCACGTTATCTGTGATTCAAGTGGGGATCACTTTTGTCGGTATGTTTGCTGCTGCAGTGGGTGGAGTGGGAGTTGAAAAAGGGTTGTCCCCTTATTTTCGGGAAACGTTAGGGCTTAGATCGGAATTAGCCGAACTTTTATCCCTACTGGCTGCGGCTGTGCCATTGACCTATTTTACAGTTGTTTTTGGAGAGTTGATCCCAAAAACGTTTGCCCTTAGAAATCCTTTAAGGACTGCATCGCGGTTTTCCCATGCGATTTCTAAGATGAGCAAGGTGTTTTGGCCTGTTGTTTTGTTATTGGAAAAATCAACGAAAGCTTTGCTGAAGTGGATTCCTAGGCTGCATGAGAGTGAACAAAAAGACCTTGATGATGTTTCCGAAGAGTTCGAGACAATGTCAGCTCAGAGTAAAGAATATGTGCTGAATCTGTTTAAAATTGAAAAAACTAAAGTCGCATCTGTTTTCATTCCATGGAATGAAGTCGATATTTTGGAAAAAGATCAGCCTATACAGGAAGTTGAAGAGAAAATCATTCGGTTCGGCCATACCCGCTTGCCGGTGTTTGAATCTGGTCGTTGCGTAGGTGTTTTGAATGCAAAAGAGTTTTTGGCGCTTTTAAAAGCTGGCAAAAGCGATTGGAGCTCTATCATCCATCCCAGTGTCATCCTCTACGAGCAAGCGCCTTTGTTGTCTGCTTTCAGAATAATGCAAAAAAGGAAAGCGCATATGGGAATTGTGAAAGATCTTCATGGAGTTCATTTGGGGATCGTCACCATGGAGGATATCTTCGAAGAGATTGTCGGAGACATTTATGATGAAGATGACGACGGGAGCATCTTGAAAATATTGATGGGACGGGGCTTACCCTTTTAA
- a CDS encoding RtcB family protein: MFNLKLIDSGCYELPIEEGMRVPGLVIATDRLLQDAALDQPLQQVRNVAHLPGIIGYSIAMPDIHWGYGFPIGGVAAMDLEEGVISPGGVGYDINCGVRLAVVPLPFQTLKAKEKDALLQAIFKRVPSGVGRGTKQGKELTESDYKQIVEKGSRWSVEQGFGLPQDLEHTESRGFIEGGEIDAVSPLAKERGRHQLGSVGSGNHFVEIGEVSHLYLEEIAQTWGIVKGMTYILIHSGSRGFGHQICQDTLNTFVKKNLDEGLPDKQLIAAPIRSALGKQYFQAMASAANFAFNNRQRILHQVRQSFLEVLGTSAESIRLIYDVCHNIAKFEQYTIDGKLKTVCVHRKGATRAFGPGAEELAPVFQTTGQPVLVPGDMGRASHLMAGQGNPLTWCSSCHGAGRARSRIKSLQAWKGRDPVEYMENQGVKVAARSYRTIAEEMPDAYKDVDAVVEAVQEAGLARMVAKLRPQLVLKG; this comes from the coding sequence ATGTTTAACTTGAAGCTTATCGATTCAGGATGCTACGAACTGCCTATCGAAGAGGGAATGCGCGTTCCCGGCTTAGTCATCGCAACAGATCGCTTACTGCAGGACGCTGCGCTTGACCAGCCTCTACAGCAAGTGCGCAATGTCGCTCATCTGCCCGGGATCATCGGCTATAGTATCGCAATGCCCGACATCCACTGGGGATACGGATTTCCCATCGGCGGGGTGGCAGCCATGGATCTGGAAGAGGGAGTGATCAGCCCCGGAGGAGTAGGATACGACATCAATTGCGGCGTACGCCTTGCTGTTGTTCCTCTGCCCTTCCAAACACTTAAAGCAAAGGAAAAAGATGCACTTCTTCAAGCCATCTTCAAGCGTGTCCCCTCTGGAGTAGGAAGAGGGACAAAACAGGGAAAGGAATTAACAGAATCCGACTACAAACAGATTGTCGAAAAAGGATCAAGATGGTCTGTTGAGCAAGGGTTCGGCTTGCCTCAAGACCTTGAGCATACGGAAAGCCGCGGGTTCATCGAAGGAGGAGAGATTGACGCCGTCTCTCCTCTTGCAAAAGAACGAGGACGTCATCAACTTGGATCTGTAGGATCTGGCAACCACTTTGTAGAGATCGGAGAGGTCAGCCATCTCTACCTTGAAGAGATTGCACAAACATGGGGAATTGTCAAAGGGATGACCTATATCCTCATCCATTCAGGATCGCGCGGGTTCGGCCACCAGATTTGCCAAGATACATTGAATACGTTCGTTAAGAAGAATCTGGATGAGGGCCTGCCTGATAAGCAGTTAATCGCCGCTCCTATCCGCAGCGCTTTGGGAAAACAATATTTCCAAGCAATGGCCTCCGCAGCAAATTTCGCGTTCAACAACCGGCAAAGGATCCTTCATCAAGTGCGTCAAAGCTTTCTGGAAGTCTTGGGAACCAGTGCGGAAAGCATCCGCCTCATTTATGACGTCTGCCACAATATTGCCAAATTCGAACAGTACACAATCGACGGAAAGTTAAAAACAGTCTGCGTCCATCGCAAGGGCGCTACCCGAGCCTTTGGTCCAGGTGCCGAGGAACTGGCGCCGGTGTTTCAAACCACGGGGCAGCCTGTCCTTGTCCCTGGAGATATGGGACGTGCCAGCCATTTAATGGCTGGCCAGGGCAACCCGCTGACCTGGTGCAGCTCCTGTCATGGAGCTGGACGCGCTCGCAGCCGCATCAAGTCTTTGCAAGCTTGGAAAGGGCGAGATCCTGTCGAGTATATGGAAAATCAAGGAGTGAAAGTGGCTGCCCGCTCCTACCGTACAATTGCCGAAGAGATGCCCGATGCCTACAAGGATGTAGATGCTGTTGTGGAAGCTGTGCAGGAAGCCGGCCTTGCCCGCATGGTGGCCAAACTCCGCCCTCAACTGGTTTTAAAAGGGTAA
- a CDS encoding HEAT repeat domain-containing protein, protein MRSMFLLAFLLLLTNFSQASEEKRVLNFLILDDVSTACSEGNALVQKYPQSKGCWEAYLQASAKKGDTYQWLQVWDSFIERFPDCANDRFLLESIAWGVIENSSKSDSPIIRSYALIGALYGQDARGVQIIEKGMQDSNVAVRGLALKLSSFLRDDRLQEKVLRILEEDHNLQIRLGAIEAVGVMKIKQAQSRLLKILQSSTSRAEEKLAAIQAFVSLYDQISLSQVRMLIKSSRAALRELACRVVLHSEMKEAVPDISSLLSDASPDVRSAALETVGFLKEAATDDLIDRVRTLSLDPNPRVSISASWALMFFDAQEGYLSLKKHLEGGNRDCCLLAGSALASTGQFGNGFLEEAFDAADDPYLRMNLALGLLANDQRVEESCQSIVERFVDDREQWMWKQEGIFRVLAPSEIKHVPWIPNQPEMVNQMTRLEVLNVLAIKESPTALDAVKSFLSRRQWGISGMASSLLLQEGDESSIDLVRSLLDDSNQRIRVQAALVLAMWGGDSQAVHILQESYHKVDREIKERILEGLGSVGSKNSLSFLTQRLGDPQPTLKVISAAALLQCLYR, encoded by the coding sequence ATGCGCTCAATGTTCTTGCTAGCTTTTCTGCTGCTACTCACAAATTTTTCTCAAGCTTCCGAAGAAAAACGGGTGTTGAATTTTCTCATTTTAGATGATGTATCTACGGCATGTTCCGAAGGGAATGCATTAGTTCAGAAGTATCCTCAGTCGAAAGGGTGCTGGGAAGCTTATCTTCAAGCATCGGCAAAAAAAGGGGATACCTATCAATGGCTGCAAGTTTGGGACAGCTTCATTGAGCGGTTTCCGGATTGTGCAAACGATCGGTTTTTGCTTGAATCGATCGCTTGGGGAGTGATTGAAAACAGTAGCAAATCCGATTCTCCTATTATCCGTTCTTATGCCCTCATCGGTGCTTTATATGGTCAAGACGCCAGAGGTGTGCAAATTATTGAAAAAGGAATGCAAGATTCCAATGTCGCTGTGCGTGGATTGGCTTTAAAATTATCGAGTTTTTTGCGTGATGATAGATTGCAAGAGAAGGTGTTGCGCATTCTGGAAGAGGATCATAACCTTCAAATTCGCTTAGGAGCAATTGAAGCTGTTGGAGTCATGAAAATCAAGCAGGCTCAAAGTCGATTGTTGAAGATTTTGCAAAGTTCGACTTCTCGTGCGGAAGAGAAATTGGCTGCGATACAAGCGTTTGTTTCTTTATATGATCAGATCTCTTTGAGCCAGGTGCGGATGCTAATCAAAAGCAGCAGGGCTGCTTTGAGGGAATTGGCTTGTCGTGTGGTGCTGCATTCGGAGATGAAAGAAGCTGTTCCTGATATTTCCTCTTTGTTAAGCGATGCATCACCGGATGTACGTTCTGCAGCATTGGAAACGGTCGGGTTCCTTAAGGAGGCAGCAACCGATGATCTGATCGATCGAGTGCGCACTCTTTCTCTGGACCCGAATCCGAGAGTCTCTATTAGCGCCTCCTGGGCTTTGATGTTTTTTGACGCGCAGGAAGGCTATTTATCCCTTAAGAAACATTTGGAGGGGGGCAATCGAGATTGCTGTTTATTAGCAGGCTCTGCGTTGGCATCTACAGGGCAGTTTGGAAATGGCTTTTTAGAAGAAGCGTTTGATGCAGCCGACGATCCCTATTTGAGAATGAATTTAGCGCTGGGTCTTTTAGCTAATGACCAGAGAGTAGAAGAATCTTGTCAGTCGATTGTAGAAAGGTTTGTTGATGACAGGGAACAGTGGATGTGGAAGCAAGAAGGGATTTTTCGAGTGTTGGCGCCTAGCGAGATTAAGCATGTTCCCTGGATTCCAAATCAACCTGAAATGGTTAATCAAATGACCCGTTTGGAAGTGCTGAATGTGTTGGCAATTAAAGAATCCCCAACTGCTCTAGATGCTGTGAAAAGCTTTTTGTCAAGAAGGCAATGGGGAATTTCGGGCATGGCTTCTTCATTGCTGCTGCAAGAAGGAGATGAAAGCTCTATCGATCTTGTCCGATCGCTATTAGATGATTCGAATCAAAGGATTAGAGTGCAGGCTGCGTTAGTGCTGGCAATGTGGGGAGGAGACAGCCAGGCAGTGCATATTCTTCAAGAGTCTTATCACAAGGTTGACAGAGAAATAAAAGAGAGAATATTAGAAGGCCTGGGGAGTGTCGGATCGAAAAATTCTCTGTCATTTTTAACACAGCGTTTAGGAGATCCGCAGCCGACACTAAAAGTGATTTCAGCTGCAGCTTTATTACAATGTCTTTACCGCTAA